The following proteins come from a genomic window of Streptomyces sp. Sge12:
- a CDS encoding helix-turn-helix domain-containing protein — MAAGERPLSEVQFLTVAEVASVMRVSKMTVYRLVHNGHLPAIRVGRSFRVPENAVHEYLRESYVGVESA, encoded by the coding sequence ATGGCTGCTGGCGAGAGGCCTCTCAGTGAGGTTCAGTTCCTGACCGTGGCGGAGGTCGCCTCGGTGATGCGAGTGTCGAAGATGACCGTGTACCGCCTGGTGCACAACGGTCATCTGCCCGCAATCCGGGTGGGCCGGTCCTTCCGGGTCCCCGAGAACGCGGTTCACGAGTACCTCCGAGAGTCCTATGTGGGGGTGGAGTCGGCCTGA
- the proC gene encoding pyrroline-5-carboxylate reductase, producing the protein MTQTVAVLGTGKIGEALLSGMIRGGWPASKLLVTARRAERAEELRTRYGVEAVSNAEAAKRADTLILTVKPQDMAKLLDELAPHVPVDRLVISGAAGVPTAFFEERLSPGTPVVRVMTNTPALVDEAMSVISAGSHATAAHLAHTEEIFGSVGKTLRVPESQQDAATALSGSGPAYFYFLVEAMTDAGILLGLPRAQAHDLIVQAAIGAAVMLRDSGEHPVKLREAVTSPAGTTINAIVELERHGVRAALIAALEAARDRSRELASGNS; encoded by the coding sequence ATGACCCAGACAGTCGCAGTCCTCGGTACCGGCAAGATCGGCGAGGCCCTGCTCAGCGGAATGATCCGCGGCGGCTGGCCCGCCTCGAAGCTCCTCGTCACCGCCCGCCGTGCCGAGCGCGCCGAGGAGCTCCGTACCCGCTACGGGGTCGAGGCCGTCTCCAACGCCGAGGCCGCCAAGCGTGCCGACACCCTCATCCTCACCGTCAAGCCCCAGGACATGGCCAAGCTCCTCGACGAGCTCGCCCCGCACGTACCCGTCGACCGCCTCGTCATCAGCGGTGCCGCGGGCGTCCCCACCGCCTTCTTCGAGGAACGGCTCAGCCCCGGCACCCCTGTCGTCCGCGTCATGACTAACACCCCGGCCCTCGTCGACGAGGCCATGTCCGTCATCTCCGCCGGCAGCCACGCCACCGCCGCCCACCTCGCCCACACCGAGGAGATCTTCGGCAGCGTCGGCAAGACCCTGCGCGTCCCCGAGTCCCAGCAGGACGCGGCCACCGCCCTCTCCGGCTCGGGACCCGCCTACTTCTACTTCCTCGTCGAGGCGATGACCGACGCCGGCATCCTCCTCGGCCTGCCCCGCGCCCAGGCCCACGACCTGATCGTCCAGGCCGCCATCGGCGCCGCCGTGATGCTCCGGGACAGCGGCGAGCACCCGGTCAAGCTCCGCGAGGCCGTCACCTCCCCGGCCGGTACGACGATCAACGCGATCGTCGAGCTGGAGCGGCACGGTGTACGCGCCGCCCTCATCGCCGCCCTGGAAGCGGCCCGCGACCGCAGCCGCGAGCTCGCCTCCGGCAACAGCTGA
- a CDS encoding MFS transporter, producing the protein MTDDVRLRRGRGALGFSFFVQGVAFALLVTRIPAIQDRYGISDGLLPAFLAAVPVLAGASSVATEHLVKRVAPSVVLRWAQPLVLLSLLGVGAGGQMWHVAVALGAFGLSVGALDASMNMLGVSLQRAYGRSIMLGFHAAYSLGGILGASAAWAGAHWELNLFVSYLPAVVVLLPLALLGSRRYVDGTGPAGTGPGGAADKGLGAGGFKLLLPLCLVMACAYIGDSTVANWSAKYLQDVLGSSEQMATVPYNVYMVTTLVGRAVGDLGVRRFGAEAVVRAGTLVAAAGFAVVAAAPGAWVGMLGFTLLGIGLCVIVPQTFAAAGRLFPGASDTAVARLNIFNYVGFLIGSPLVGAVGDAWSYRGAMLVPMALVLVTLFQARSFGSEPARYGVRHERRAGDRAVDVGRGGNEV; encoded by the coding sequence ATGACGGATGATGTGCGGCTGCGGCGCGGCCGCGGCGCTCTGGGGTTCAGTTTCTTCGTGCAAGGCGTCGCCTTCGCACTGCTCGTGACGCGGATCCCGGCCATCCAGGACCGGTACGGGATATCCGACGGCCTGCTGCCCGCTTTCCTCGCGGCCGTGCCGGTCCTCGCGGGGGCGTCGAGCGTGGCCACCGAGCACCTGGTGAAGCGGGTCGCGCCCAGCGTCGTACTGCGGTGGGCGCAGCCGCTGGTGCTGCTGTCGCTGCTGGGTGTCGGGGCCGGCGGCCAGATGTGGCACGTGGCGGTGGCCCTGGGGGCGTTCGGGCTGTCGGTGGGGGCGCTGGACGCCTCGATGAACATGCTCGGGGTCAGCCTGCAGCGGGCGTACGGGCGGAGCATCATGCTCGGCTTCCACGCCGCCTACAGCCTCGGAGGGATCCTGGGGGCGTCGGCCGCGTGGGCGGGGGCGCACTGGGAGCTGAACCTGTTCGTCAGCTATCTGCCGGCCGTGGTCGTGCTGTTGCCGCTGGCGCTGCTGGGGAGCCGGCGCTACGTCGACGGGACGGGGCCTGCCGGGACGGGGCCTGGAGGGGCCGCCGACAAGGGGCTGGGGGCCGGCGGGTTCAAGCTGCTGCTGCCGCTCTGCCTGGTGATGGCGTGCGCGTACATCGGGGACTCGACGGTGGCGAACTGGAGTGCCAAGTACCTTCAGGACGTGCTCGGCAGCTCGGAGCAGATGGCGACCGTCCCCTACAACGTCTACATGGTGACCACCCTCGTGGGGCGGGCCGTCGGGGACCTGGGCGTGCGGCGCTTCGGGGCGGAGGCCGTGGTGCGGGCCGGGACGCTGGTGGCGGCCGCCGGGTTCGCGGTGGTGGCGGCGGCGCCGGGGGCGTGGGTGGGGATGCTCGGCTTCACGCTGCTGGGGATCGGCCTGTGCGTGATCGTGCCGCAGACCTTCGCCGCCGCGGGGCGGCTCTTCCCGGGGGCGTCCGACACGGCCGTCGCGCGGCTCAACATCTTCAACTACGTCGGCTTCCTGATCGGGTCGCCGCTCGTCGGGGCGGTCGGTGACGCGTGGAGCTACCGGGGGGCGATGCTGGTGCCGATGGCGCTGGTCCTGGTGACCTTGTTCCAAGCCCGCTCGTTCGGCTCCGAGCCCGCCCGATACGGTGTCCGGCATGAGCGGCGAGCCGGTGACCGGGCTGTTGATGTGGGACGAGGCGGTAACGAGGTATGA
- a CDS encoding phosphatase has product MLSTGALRAHLLAARLAGPVATSREESLRSYRLFAARDPRVMLGLDPERGWGEGDLLRLMADKCGVSADPAHVSGPDVIDPERTVAALEAFAGRLSEAARARSPVLFGTGHPHRLLGFYAGLAEALSAAGCVVLTPAQGVRVDMPTRFGVRTHSIEYVRGVALVREPGVRVPGSATGVHTHSPLPVRMALGALAEAGGPLPELVVGDHGWVCGAGQLGVEAIGLADTDDPALFVGEAEGRVSVAVPLDDAVRADYYRPLARYVLGRASLTGRQEWS; this is encoded by the coding sequence GTGTTGAGCACCGGCGCGTTGCGTGCGCATCTGCTGGCCGCCCGGTTGGCCGGGCCCGTCGCCACCTCCCGGGAGGAGAGCCTGCGCAGCTACCGGCTGTTCGCCGCGCGGGATCCGAGGGTGATGCTGGGCCTGGATCCGGAGCGGGGCTGGGGCGAGGGTGATCTGCTGAGGCTGATGGCGGACAAGTGCGGGGTCTCGGCGGATCCGGCGCACGTCAGTGGGCCGGACGTGATCGACCCGGAGCGCACGGTCGCCGCGCTGGAGGCCTTCGCGGGGCGGCTGTCCGAGGCGGCGCGGGCGCGGTCGCCCGTGCTGTTCGGGACGGGCCACCCGCATCGCCTCCTGGGCTTCTACGCCGGTTTGGCCGAGGCGCTGTCGGCGGCGGGATGTGTTGTCCTCACCCCGGCGCAGGGGGTGCGTGTCGACATGCCGACCCGGTTCGGCGTACGCACGCACAGCATCGAATACGTACGGGGGGTCGCACTGGTGCGGGAACCCGGCGTGCGGGTGCCGGGGAGTGCGACCGGCGTGCACACCCATTCGCCGCTGCCGGTTCGGATGGCGCTGGGGGCCCTCGCGGAGGCCGGCGGGCCATTGCCGGAGCTGGTGGTGGGGGACCACGGGTGGGTCTGCGGTGCAGGTCAGCTCGGTGTGGAGGCGATCGGGCTGGCGGATACGGATGATCCGGCGCTGTTCGTCGGGGAGGCCGAGGGGCGCGTGTCGGTGGCCGTTCCACTTGATGACGCGGTGCGAGCGGACTACTACCGACCGCTTGCGCGCTACGTGCTCGGCCGCGCAAGTCTGACGGGGCGGCAGGAGTGGTCGTAG
- the trpS gene encoding tryptophan--tRNA ligase, with the protein MATTRIFSGIKPTGHLTLGNYLGAVRQWVAAEYEPESALFCVVDLHALTVEHEPARVRRLSRQAATLLLAAGLDPQRCTLFVQSHVDEHTRLAYLLECTATDGELRRMIQYKEKAAKAQVSGEGVRLSLLTYPVLMAADILAYEAQEVPVGEDQRQHVELTRDLAVRFNQRYGHTFTVPRATLPAVAARVMDLQDPTSKMGKSHDNGAGIIYLLDEPGVVRKKVMRAVTDSGDGGVVHDRQTRPGVANLLDILAACTGGDPAVLADGYSGYGALKRDVADAVVELLRPVQERHAELAGDPAQVEKVLREGAGRARELARPVVDRAYRAIGLLEP; encoded by the coding sequence ATGGCGACGACAAGGATCTTCAGCGGGATCAAGCCCACCGGACACCTGACGCTGGGGAACTACCTGGGGGCCGTCCGGCAGTGGGTCGCCGCCGAGTACGAACCCGAGTCCGCGCTGTTCTGCGTCGTCGATCTGCACGCACTCACCGTCGAGCACGAGCCGGCTCGCGTACGCAGGCTCAGTCGGCAGGCGGCAACACTGCTGCTGGCCGCCGGGTTGGATCCGCAGCGGTGCACCCTCTTCGTACAGAGCCATGTCGACGAGCACACGCGGCTGGCCTACCTGCTGGAGTGCACCGCCACCGACGGCGAGCTGCGGCGGATGATCCAGTACAAGGAGAAGGCGGCGAAGGCGCAGGTCTCCGGGGAGGGCGTACGGCTGTCTCTCCTCACCTATCCCGTGCTGATGGCCGCCGACATCCTGGCGTACGAGGCCCAGGAGGTGCCGGTCGGTGAGGACCAGCGGCAGCACGTCGAGCTGACCCGGGATCTCGCGGTGCGGTTCAACCAGCGCTACGGGCACACCTTCACCGTGCCGCGGGCCACGCTTCCGGCGGTGGCCGCACGGGTCATGGATCTCCAGGACCCGACGTCGAAGATGGGGAAGTCGCACGACAACGGGGCGGGGATCATCTACCTGCTCGACGAGCCGGGGGTCGTGCGCAAGAAGGTGATGCGGGCGGTCACCGACAGCGGCGACGGCGGCGTGGTCCACGACCGGCAGACGCGGCCGGGGGTCGCGAACCTGCTGGACATCCTCGCGGCGTGCACCGGTGGGGATCCGGCCGTGCTCGCCGACGGGTACAGCGGCTACGGCGCGCTGAAGCGGGATGTCGCCGACGCGGTGGTCGAGCTGCTGCGGCCGGTGCAGGAGCGGCATGCGGAACTGGCGGGCGACCCGGCCCAGGTGGAGAAGGTGCTGCGGGAGGGCGCCGGGCGGGCCAGGGAACTGGCACGGCCCGTGGTGGACCGGGCGTACCGGGCGATCGGGTTGCTGGAGCCGTGA
- a CDS encoding HAD family hydrolase: MGYDLVIFDNDGVLVDSEPLANSILAGYLTELGHPTTYEESVRDYMGSAVHRVHDLVVERTGERLPADFDETLHARTIAAFEQELKPVPGVEEVLGALTAQGVGYCLASSGSHERIRAGHRVAGLDGWFEEEWIFSAQDVGQGKPAPDLYVHAARQMGVEPARCVVIEDSPLGIRAAVAAGMDVYAFTAMLPADRLPGATGHFGDMKQLTGLLGLEAGLGM, encoded by the coding sequence ATGGGCTACGACCTCGTCATCTTCGACAACGACGGCGTGCTGGTGGACAGCGAGCCGCTCGCCAACAGCATCCTCGCCGGGTACCTGACCGAGCTGGGGCACCCGACCACCTACGAGGAGTCGGTCCGCGACTACATGGGATCCGCCGTGCACCGGGTGCACGACCTCGTCGTGGAGCGGACCGGGGAGCGGCTGCCGGCCGACTTCGACGAGACGCTGCACGCGCGGACCATCGCCGCGTTCGAGCAGGAGCTGAAGCCCGTCCCCGGCGTGGAGGAGGTGCTGGGGGCGCTGACCGCCCAGGGGGTCGGGTACTGCCTTGCGTCGTCCGGGAGTCACGAGCGGATCCGGGCCGGGCACCGGGTGGCCGGACTCGACGGGTGGTTCGAGGAGGAGTGGATCTTCAGCGCGCAGGACGTCGGCCAGGGGAAGCCGGCTCCCGATCTGTATGTGCACGCGGCGCGGCAGATGGGTGTGGAGCCGGCCCGTTGTGTGGTCATCGAGGACAGTCCCCTCGGAATCCGGGCCGCCGTCGCCGCGGGCATGGACGTGTACGCGTTCACGGCGATGCTGCCGGCCGACCGGCTCCCCGGGGCCACCGGCCACTTCGGTGACATGAAGCAGCTCACCGGGCTGCTCGGCCTGGAGGCCGGACTGGGTATGTGA
- a CDS encoding acetoin utilization protein AcuC yields MWDEAVTRYDFGPSHPMDPVRLALTMGLVRAFGLDRAMEVRAAPAAGDSTLRLVHREDYVAAVREVSEDPGAADGSYGLGTIDDPAFHGMHEASALIAGQSVAGAEALWSGEAEHAVNFAGGLHHAMPGGAAGFCVYNDASLAVARLLELGAERVAYVDVDVHHGDGVQAAFWDDPRVLTVSMHEHPRTLFPQTGWPEETGGPGAEGSAVNIALPAGTGDEGWLRAFHAVVPELLADFRPQVLVTQHGADTHFEDPLAHLAVSLDAQRAVQESCHRLAHEYADGRWLALGGGGYAVVDVVPRSWTHLVGIAAHRPVDPESAVPASWRDEVYARTRQLAPARMTDGRTPAWADWEAGYDPADRTDQAVLATRRAVFPLRGMLT; encoded by the coding sequence ATGTGGGACGAGGCGGTAACGAGGTATGACTTCGGACCGAGCCATCCGATGGACCCGGTGCGCCTGGCGCTGACCATGGGCCTGGTGCGCGCCTTCGGGCTGGACCGGGCCATGGAGGTGCGGGCGGCCCCGGCGGCCGGGGACTCGACGCTGCGGCTGGTCCACCGGGAGGACTACGTCGCCGCGGTGCGCGAGGTGTCCGAGGACCCGGGAGCCGCGGACGGTTCGTACGGGCTGGGGACCATCGACGATCCCGCCTTCCACGGCATGCACGAGGCGTCCGCGCTCATCGCCGGGCAGTCCGTGGCGGGCGCGGAGGCGCTGTGGAGCGGTGAGGCCGAGCACGCGGTGAACTTCGCGGGCGGGCTGCACCACGCCATGCCCGGTGGGGCGGCCGGTTTCTGCGTGTACAACGACGCGTCGCTGGCGGTGGCGCGGCTGCTGGAGCTGGGGGCCGAGCGGGTCGCGTACGTGGATGTGGACGTCCACCACGGGGACGGCGTGCAGGCGGCCTTCTGGGACGATCCGCGGGTGCTGACCGTCTCGATGCACGAGCATCCGCGGACGCTGTTCCCTCAGACGGGCTGGCCGGAGGAGACCGGTGGCCCGGGGGCGGAGGGGTCGGCGGTGAACATCGCGCTGCCCGCCGGGACCGGCGACGAGGGGTGGCTGCGGGCCTTCCACGCGGTGGTGCCGGAGCTGCTGGCGGACTTCCGGCCGCAGGTGCTGGTGACTCAGCACGGGGCCGATACGCACTTCGAGGACCCGCTCGCGCACCTGGCGGTGTCGCTGGACGCCCAGCGGGCCGTCCAGGAGTCCTGTCACCGGCTCGCGCACGAGTACGCGGACGGGCGGTGGCTGGCGTTGGGCGGCGGCGGGTACGCGGTCGTGGACGTCGTGCCGCGGTCCTGGACGCACCTGGTGGGGATCGCCGCGCACCGGCCGGTGGACCCGGAGTCGGCGGTGCCGGCGTCGTGGCGGGACGAGGTGTACGCGCGGACGCGGCAGTTGGCGCCGGCCCGGATGACGGACGGGCGGACTCCGGCGTGGGCGGACTGGGAGGCGGGCTACGACCCGGCGGACCGGACGGATCAGGCCGTTCTGGCGACCCGTCGGGCGGTCTTCCCGTTGCGCGGGATGCTGACCTGA
- a CDS encoding 30S ribosomal protein bS22: protein MGSVIKKRRKRMAKKKHRKLLKRTRVQRRNKK from the coding sequence GTGGGCTCTGTTATCAAGAAGCGGCGCAAGCGGATGGCTAAGAAGAAGCACCGCAAGCTGCTCAAGCGCACCCGCGTCCAGCGCCGTAACAAGAAGTAA